The following are encoded in a window of Solibacillus sp. FSL R7-0668 genomic DNA:
- a CDS encoding sporulation transcriptional regulator SpoIIID → MHEHIRQRCVRLGELFVETGGTVRALASKTGFSKSTVHKDLTERLVQVNEPLAKQVQDMLAYNKSIRHLRGGEATRKKWLTKPIQTQAMSSE, encoded by the coding sequence GTGCACGAGCATATTCGGCAGCGTTGCGTTCGATTAGGTGAGCTGTTTGTGGAGACAGGTGGAACGGTGCGTGCTCTTGCCAGTAAAACAGGATTTTCGAAAAGTACGGTGCATAAGGATTTAACAGAAAGACTTGTACAGGTGAATGAACCGCTTGCTAAACAAGTCCAAGACATGCTAGCGTACAATAAATCGATTCGACATTTACGAGGCGGAGAAGCAACACGCAAAAAATGGTTAACGAAGCCAATACAAACCCAAGCAATGTCTAGCGAGTAA
- a CDS encoding rod shape-determining protein yields the protein MFSKDIGIDLGTANVLIHLKGKGIVLNEPSVVAIDKKSGKVLAVGEEARQMVGRTPGNIVAIRPLKDGVIADFDVTEAMLRHFINKLELKGFMSKPRILICCPTNITSVEQKAIREAAEKSGGKKVYLEEEPKVAAIGAGMDIFQPSGNMVVDIGGGTTDVAVLSMGDIVTSESIKIAGDVFDNDILQYIKKEYKLLIGERTAEDIKTTIGTVFPTSRKEAMEIRGRDMVTGLPRTIEIHSQEIEHALRESVSMIVQAAKNVLEKTPPELSADIIDRGVILTGGGALLHGIDQLLIEELKVPVFIAENPMNCVAVGTGIMLDNIDRAVSNK from the coding sequence ATGTTTTCTAAAGATATTGGGATAGATTTAGGTACTGCAAATGTGTTAATTCACTTGAAGGGGAAGGGGATTGTTTTAAATGAACCTTCAGTCGTGGCGATTGATAAAAAGAGCGGTAAAGTGCTTGCTGTAGGTGAAGAGGCACGTCAAATGGTAGGGCGTACACCAGGCAATATCGTAGCCATTCGTCCGTTAAAGGATGGCGTCATTGCAGATTTTGATGTAACCGAAGCCATGCTAAGACATTTTATCAATAAGCTAGAATTAAAAGGATTTATGTCAAAACCGCGCATTTTAATTTGCTGTCCGACAAATATTACATCGGTTGAGCAAAAAGCGATTCGTGAAGCAGCTGAAAAATCAGGCGGCAAAAAGGTTTATTTAGAAGAAGAGCCAAAAGTTGCAGCAATTGGGGCAGGTATGGATATTTTCCAACCAAGCGGTAATATGGTCGTGGATATCGGTGGCGGTACAACAGATGTAGCTGTATTATCAATGGGCGATATCGTGACGAGCGAATCCATTAAAATCGCGGGCGACGTATTCGACAATGACATTCTGCAATACATAAAGAAAGAATACAAGCTATTAATCGGAGAACGTACAGCAGAAGATATTAAAACAACGATTGGTACGGTATTCCCTACGAGCCGTAAAGAAGCGATGGAAATCCGTGGACGTGATATGGTAACCGGCTTACCACGTACAATCGAGATTCACTCCCAAGAAATTGAACATGCATTGCGCGAATCGGTAAGCATGATCGTACAGGCAGCGAAAAATGTACTTGAAAAAACACCGCCAGAATTATCAGCAGACATTATCGACCGCGGTGTTATTTTAACAGGTGGAGGTGCGTTATTACATGGCATCGACCAATTACTAATTGAAGAATTAAAAGTACCCGTATTCATCGCAGAAAATCCGATGAACTGTGTAGCTGTTGGAACAGGCATTATGTTAGACAATATTGACCGAGCAGTAAGTAATAAATAA
- a CDS encoding flagellar hook-basal body protein: MFKGFYTVATGMVAQQRKTEILTNNMANANTPGFKSDQTTIRSFPDMLMSAVGSTNIPTEKGFALKKLDTIGALNAGVYLQETMPDQAQGQIYSTGLTTDVALINSQIPTDAASGNAGQIFFRLENENGTESYTRNGNFTLDGAGNLVNPMGLFVLDANGNRMQFANDNIRIDSTGAIFDENNAQVGTLGVAFSANPDVLVKRGNGLYDTLEGEALPSAYGQAGVQFSMQQQYLEGSNVDAAKAMTDLLTSYRAFEANQKVLQAYDKSMDKAVNEIGRV, from the coding sequence ATGTTTAAAGGGTTTTATACAGTAGCGACAGGAATGGTTGCACAACAACGTAAAACAGAAATTCTAACAAATAATATGGCGAATGCGAATACACCAGGTTTCAAATCAGACCAAACAACGATTCGTTCATTTCCAGACATGCTGATGTCAGCTGTAGGCTCCACAAATATCCCAACAGAAAAGGGTTTTGCATTAAAAAAACTCGATACAATTGGCGCGCTCAATGCAGGGGTATATTTACAAGAAACAATGCCAGATCAAGCACAGGGACAAATCTATTCTACAGGGCTCACGACGGACGTAGCACTAATTAATAGTCAAATCCCAACAGATGCCGCTTCAGGAAATGCCGGCCAAATTTTCTTCCGTTTAGAAAACGAAAACGGTACAGAAAGCTATACGCGTAACGGGAATTTCACATTAGATGGCGCAGGGAATCTAGTGAATCCAATGGGACTATTCGTACTTGATGCAAATGGCAACCGCATGCAGTTTGCAAATGATAATATTCGCATTGACTCCACAGGGGCAATTTTCGATGAAAACAATGCACAGGTGGGTACTTTAGGGGTAGCATTTTCAGCAAATCCAGACGTTTTAGTAAAGCGCGGTAACGGTCTTTACGATACGTTAGAGGGTGAGGCCCTACCTTCAGCTTACGGACAAGCGGGCGTACAATTTTCGATGCAGCAGCAATACTTAGAAGGCTCTAACGTGGATGCAGCAAAAGCGATGACGGATTTACTAACAAGCTATCGTGCTTTTGAAGCCAATCAAAAAGTATTGCAAGCATACGATAAAAGTATGGATAAAGCCGTAAACGAAATCGGACGTGTGTAA
- a CDS encoding flagellar hook-basal body protein, with translation MLRTMITATNTLSQIQNQLDTISSNIANSNTHGYKAQQANFTEMLYQQFNNDEYDKTVRQTPVGIRYGVGAQIGQIQSNQTQGSIQVTDRDLDFALTTKNQYFNVLMTNDAGETRTAYTRNGSFYVSPTEPGIVTLVNSDGYQVSDVNGQAITFPDNATQFTMDSDGTLVVNYANGQPQRFQLAVTSLQKPQVMENLQGGTYIGLPENLDELGYTEAEILTDLQGANRQVGIQKGALEMSNVDLSKEMTNLIQAQRSYQFNTRAVTIADQMLGLINGIR, from the coding sequence ATGCTACGTACAATGATTACAGCAACAAATACGCTGTCACAAATCCAAAATCAATTAGATACGATTAGTTCAAATATTGCCAATAGTAATACCCATGGTTATAAGGCACAACAAGCTAACTTTACTGAAATGCTGTATCAACAGTTTAATAACGATGAATACGACAAAACAGTGCGACAAACACCAGTCGGCATTCGCTATGGTGTAGGCGCGCAAATCGGTCAAATTCAATCCAATCAGACACAGGGCTCCATTCAAGTAACAGACCGCGACTTAGACTTTGCATTAACGACTAAAAATCAATACTTTAATGTTCTAATGACAAATGATGCAGGCGAAACACGTACAGCCTATACACGTAACGGGAGCTTTTATGTATCGCCAACAGAGCCTGGTATTGTAACGCTTGTCAATAGTGATGGCTATCAAGTTTCAGACGTTAATGGTCAAGCCATTACGTTCCCAGACAACGCGACACAGTTTACGATGGATTCGGATGGTACATTAGTCGTAAATTATGCAAACGGCCAGCCACAGCGCTTTCAATTAGCCGTGACATCGTTGCAAAAGCCGCAAGTAATGGAAAACCTACAAGGTGGTACATACATTGGATTACCAGAAAATCTGGACGAGCTTGGTTATACAGAGGCTGAGATTTTAACCGATTTACAAGGCGCAAATCGTCAAGTAGGCATCCAAAAAGGTGCGCTTGAAATGTCCAATGTGGATTTATCAAAGGAAATGACCAATTTAATTCAGGCACAGCGCTCTTATCAATTCAATACGCGTGCAGTAACAATTGCAGATCAGATGCTTGGCTTAATTAACGGAATTCGTTAA
- a CDS encoding DNA-directed RNA polymerase subunit beta, with protein sequence MTNEFEQKAEQPTIKKTRRSFRKQQETQQPHPEPTNDQPVRWVQLRLIPIWLRIILIAVLFVATAAIGLIIGYSVIGDGDAADTLKWSTWQHLLDIMSGKQ encoded by the coding sequence ATGACAAATGAGTTTGAACAAAAAGCAGAGCAGCCGACGATAAAAAAGACGAGACGTAGCTTCAGAAAACAACAAGAGACACAACAGCCGCATCCGGAGCCAACGAACGATCAGCCAGTCCGCTGGGTTCAGCTTCGTCTCATCCCCATTTGGCTACGCATTATTTTAATAGCGGTGCTTTTTGTTGCCACTGCTGCAATCGGCCTAATCATTGGCTACAGTGTGATTGGCGATGGTGATGCTGCGGACACATTAAAATGGAGCACGTGGCAACATTTACTTGATATTATGAGTGGAAAACAGTAA
- the fabZ gene encoding 3-hydroxyacyl-ACP dehydratase FabZ encodes MLNAEQIQAILPHRYPFLLVDRILEIEEGKRAIGLKNVSINEQFFNGHFPGYPVMPGVLIVEALAQVGGVALLNTPAYKGRLVFLTGIDNCRFKRQVVPGDQLKLEVEFLKLRGQMGKGKAIATVDGELACECEILFAIGPEQP; translated from the coding sequence ATGTTAAATGCAGAGCAAATTCAAGCGATTTTACCGCATCGTTATCCATTTCTATTAGTCGATCGAATTTTAGAGATTGAAGAAGGGAAGAGAGCGATCGGTTTAAAAAATGTGTCAATTAACGAGCAATTTTTCAATGGGCATTTTCCGGGATACCCTGTTATGCCAGGCGTGCTAATTGTCGAGGCATTAGCGCAGGTAGGTGGCGTAGCATTACTAAACACGCCTGCTTATAAAGGACGTCTTGTATTTTTAACGGGCATCGATAATTGCCGCTTTAAACGTCAAGTCGTGCCGGGCGATCAGCTAAAGCTAGAAGTAGAATTTTTAAAATTACGCGGTCAAATGGGCAAAGGAAAGGCCATTGCTACTGTAGATGGTGAGCTCGCTTGTGAATGTGAAATTTTATTTGCCATTGGACCCGAACAGCCGTAA
- a CDS encoding transposase, with product MSKYSDEFKLQIVKEYLKGPLGFQLLAKKYSIPSKSVIERWVTAYKAYGKEGLQRKSKNEVYSVHFKVDVLHFMKQTGASYQDTAIQFKMNNPSLIANWNSIFQKQGIEGLLEKVKGRPSMSKKPKSISTKQEKEMSREEQLERENELLRLEVAYLKKLKAFRENPNAFLEKHKQRLPLNLKQKDSD from the coding sequence ATGTCAAAATATAGCGATGAATTCAAGTTACAGATTGTGAAGGAGTATTTAAAAGGACCATTGGGGTTTCAGTTGTTAGCGAAAAAATATTCAATTCCATCTAAGTCTGTGATTGAACGATGGGTAACTGCCTATAAAGCTTATGGAAAAGAGGGTTTACAACGAAAAAGCAAAAATGAAGTCTATTCTGTTCATTTCAAAGTAGATGTATTACACTTTATGAAACAAACAGGTGCTTCTTATCAAGATACGGCGATTCAATTTAAGATGAACAACCCGAGTTTAATCGCTAATTGGAACAGTATATTCCAAAAACAAGGAATAGAGGGCCTGCTAGAAAAAGTGAAGGGGCGCCCGTCTATGTCTAAAAAACCAAAATCAATTTCAACTAAGCAGGAAAAAGAAATGTCACGTGAGGAGCAGTTAGAACGCGAAAATGAACTGCTTCGTCTAGAGGTTGCGTACTTAAAAAAGTTGAAGGCTTTTCGAGAGAATCCGAATGCCTTCCTCGAAAAGCACAAGCAGCGATTGCCTTTGAACTTAAAACAGAAGGATTCCGATTAA
- a CDS encoding YwpF family protein, which yields MKTFKMLSLELQLDGVFQKIPLTDGIIINQENSHQLWVIEAFITSDYKEQFDALISSGTMLDARVIISLPDNEPAPFSIITHSLTPIADHISVLFKGRLKAQRKKYAEQLLSQLLEQGLRNEELLVAFEQGMRDRPSLKERNERLENTQINK from the coding sequence TTGAAAACGTTTAAAATGCTATCGCTAGAATTACAGTTAGACGGCGTATTCCAAAAAATACCGCTAACAGACGGCATCATTATCAACCAAGAAAATAGCCACCAGCTTTGGGTCATTGAAGCCTTTATAACTTCTGACTACAAGGAACAATTTGATGCGCTCATTTCATCAGGTACTATGCTGGATGCACGCGTCATTATTTCATTACCCGACAATGAACCCGCGCCATTTTCCATTATTACACATTCCTTAACTCCTATTGCCGACCATATTTCGGTACTGTTTAAAGGGCGCTTGAAGGCACAGCGCAAAAAATATGCCGAACAACTCTTATCTCAATTATTGGAGCAGGGCTTACGAAACGAAGAGCTACTTGTCGCTTTTGAGCAAGGCATGCGCGACCGCCCCTCACTCAAGGAACGCAATGAACGTTTAGAAAATACACAGATTAATAAATAG
- a CDS encoding single-stranded DNA-binding protein: protein MNHVGIVGRTTKDLSLRQLSEGHVQTTFTVAINRQYKNSEGVNEADFVRCIAWGRLAEQLIKYCGKGSLIGVKGRLQTGSYTNRENQKVYTTDVVAEEIRFYALKPVTNATETPAIPENFVLPEQESELVKTL from the coding sequence ATGAATCATGTTGGAATTGTCGGACGCACGACAAAGGATTTGAGCCTCCGTCAATTATCAGAAGGGCATGTCCAAACAACATTCACCGTAGCAATCAATCGTCAGTATAAAAATAGCGAAGGGGTCAATGAAGCAGACTTTGTGCGATGTATTGCATGGGGAAGGTTGGCGGAACAGCTGATTAAATATTGCGGGAAAGGCTCATTGATTGGCGTGAAGGGTCGCTTACAAACAGGCTCTTATACCAATCGCGAAAATCAAAAGGTGTATACAACCGATGTTGTGGCTGAGGAAATTCGCTTTTATGCATTGAAGCCTGTTACAAACGCGACAGAGACACCAGCAATTCCAGAAAACTTTGTATTACCAGAGCAAGAAAGTGAGCTCGTCAAAACATTATAG